The Coccidioides posadasii str. Silveira chromosome 3, complete sequence genome contains a region encoding:
- the GTR1 gene encoding GTP-binding protein gtr1 (BUSCO:282964at4751~EggNog:ENOG410PIE6~COG:U~BUSCO:9183at33183), whose amino-acid sequence MDTKKKKRKVLLMGKSGSGKSSMRSIIFSNYVAKDVRRLGATIDVEHSHVKFIGNLTLNLWDCGGQDAFMESYVASQRQNIFSDVAVLVYVFDIESREVERDLDTYNAIICALQEQSPNAFVFCLIHKLDLIQAEHRQRICEERSALIRSRSESFQIDTFGSSIWDQSLYKAWAGIVHKLIPNLSFIERFLHAFAEKIDAEEVVLFERSTFLTITSVKSDVGNINPIFDRHERLSNIMKAFKHCAARNTHTTPGSANLVVMHTKTPQFNVFLGRFTDNTYIFVVTPPGEAAYNCAVLNTMLAREGFAKAAAEGQDAFALAYGDPTGEGAQDGSVAGPA is encoded by the exons ATGGATacgaagaaaaagaagaggaaggtCTTGCTCATGGGGAAGAGCGGATCGGGCAAATCCTCCATGCGCTCGATCATATTTAGCAATTATGTGGCCAAGGATGTGAGGCGACTCGGCGCGACGATTGATGTCGAGCACAGCCATGTGAAGTTCATCGGGAATCTGACGTTGAACCTTTGGGATTGCGGAGG TCAAGATGCATTTATGGAGAGCTATGTCGCAAGCCAACGGCAGAATATCTTCTCTGACGTTGCCGTCCTCGTCTACGTTTTCGATATCGAATCTCGCGAAGTCGAGCGCGACCTGGACACATACAACGCTATCATCTGCGCGCTGCAGGAACAGAGCCCTAATGCCTTCGTCTTCTGTTTGATCCACAAGCTGGACCTGATCCAGGCCGAGCACCGGCAGCGAATCTGCGAAGAGCGCTCGGCACTGATCCGCTCGCGCTCCGAGTCGTTCCAGATCGACACGTTCGGCAGCAGCATCTGGGACCAATCGCTCTACAAGGCGTGGGCGGGCATCGTGCACAAGCTGATACCCAACCTGTCCTTCATCGAACGGTTCCTGCACGCGTTTGCGGAAAAGATCGATGCGGAGGAGGTGGTTCTATTCGAGCGCTCGACTTTTCTCACAATCACATCCGTCAAGTCGGATGTGGGGAACATCAACCCGATCTTCGATCGCCACGAACGATTATCAAACATCATGAAGGCCTTCAAGCACTGCGCGGCAAGGAATACGCACACCACGCCCGGTTCCGCTAACCTGGTTGTCATGCACACCAAGACCCCCCAGTTTAACGTGTTCCTAGGCAGGTTCACGGATAATACCTACATCTTCGTTGTCACCCCGCCCGGTGAGGCTGCGTACAATTGTGCGGTGCTGAATACAATGCTGGCGCGGGAAGGTTTTGCGAAAGCCGCGGCGGAAGGACAGGATGCATTCGCGTTGGCATACGGCGACCCAACCGGCGAAGGCGCTCAGGATGGGTCTGTTGCTGGGCCGGCCTAA
- a CDS encoding uncharacterized protein (EggNog:ENOG410PI0G~COG:S~BUSCO:6106at33183): MMGLFKRRDAKRSAPDEDEQDSFASISSARTSNASLKAPLSLKSSGSPPIPEIPIAPPPDPNIDPAAYLRSIHSVRQRSKFVMLKAKTNQLNHFDVDLDKFEATAHYVVSIIKRDYAPDYQSIPPHGRWQHFDAGGRPRINQLLQSWPSTIDALERTRRLIDLFLISVLLDAGAGNNWSYKSKESGKIYRRSEGLAVASLEMFKAGMFSSDPTEPCQVDGAGLKRVTVQALAKGMQHSDENPLAGIEGRAGLLTRLSEALNNQEFFGVDARPGNMLDYLLSHPSTLVASVPIILVPTLWNVLMEGLSPIWPPSRTQIDGVSIGDAWPCKAMPPSPPTKPWETIVPFHKLTQWLCYSIMVPMSKILHIRFSGAELLTGLPEYRNGGLLIDMGLLTLKDDDMERGLNAYKANALIKGQPNMEVVPLFTVDDDVIVEWRALTVGFLDELLDEVNRLLELPEGQRLTLPQMLEAGTWKGGREIAEVSRPNTKQPPIMIVSDGTVF; this comes from the exons CCTCCGATTCCCGAGATCCCTATCGCCCCTCCCCCGGACCCCAATATCGATCCCGCTGCCTACCTCAGGAGTATCCATTCTGTTCGCCAAAGATCCAAGTTTGTCATGCTCAAGGCCAAGACGAACCAATTGAACCATTTCGACGTGGATCTTGACAAGTTCGAAGCTACAGCACATTATGTCGTGTCtatcatcaaa AGAGACTACGCACCCGACTATCAATCCATTCCTCCCCATGGCCGCTGGCAGCACTTCGACGCCGGAGGCAGGCCCCGGATAAACCAGCTACTCCAATCATGGCCCAGCACCATCGACGCGCTCGAACGGACAAGGCGGCTGATCGACCTTTTCCTGATTTCAGTCTTGCTTGATGCCGGCGCGGGGAACAACTGGTCGTATAAATCCAAAGAATCGGGAAAAATATATAGGCGAAGCGAAGGCTTGGCTGTTGCGAGCCTGGAGATGTTTAAGGCGGGAATGTTTAGCAGCGACCCCACCGAACCCTGCCAGGTCGACGGTGCGGGTCTTAAGAGGGTGACTGTTCAGGCTCTGGCGAAGGGAATGCAGCATTCCGATGAAAATCCACTTGCTGGTATTGAAGGGCGAGCGGGACTGCTCACAAGACTCTCGGAAGCACTAAACAACCAGGAATTCTTCGGGGTTGATGCGAGACCCGGAAATATGCTAG ACTATCTACTTTCACATCCTTCAACGCTGGTGGCATCTGTTCCCATTATCCTTGTACCGACACTCTGGAATGTTTTAATGGAAGGTCTTTCGCCGATCTGGCCACCTTCACGCACTCAAATAGATGGCGTGTCAATCGGAGATGCCTGGCCTTGCAAGGCTATGCCCCCCTCGCCGCCGACAAAGCCATGGGAAACGATAGTCCCATTTCATAAGCTAACACAATGGCTATGCTACTCCATCATGGTCCCAATGTCAAAGATCTTGCATATTCGATTCTCCGGCGCTGAACTTCTGACTGGACTTCCTGAGTACCGAAACGGGGGTCTTCTCATTGATATGGGACTCCTTACACTGAAAGACGATGACATGGAACGTGGTCTGAATGCCTATAAGGCCAACGCCTTGATAAAGGGGCAACCCAATATGGAGGTTGTTCCTCTATTTACAGTGGACGACGACGTGATTGTAGAGTGGCGCGCACTCACGGTTGGGTTTCTAGACGAATTGTTAGATGAAGTCAACAGGCTGTTAGAATTGCCCGAAGGCCAACGCCTAACCCTGCCACAGATGCTTGAGGCGGGAACCTGGAAG GGTGGTCGTGAGATAGCAGAAGTCTCGAGACCAAACACCAAGCAGCCTCCGATTATGATCGTTTCGGACGGGACAGTGTTCTGA
- a CDS encoding uncharacterized protein (EggNog:ENOG410PI0G~COG:S~BUSCO:6106at33183) yields MASPLDAKRSAPDEDEQDSFASISSARTSNASLKAPLSLKSSGSPPIPEIPIAPPPDPNIDPAAYLRSIHSVRQRSKFVMLKAKTNQLNHFDVDLDKFEATAHYVVSIIKRDYAPDYQSIPPHGRWQHFDAGGRPRINQLLQSWPSTIDALERTRRLIDLFLISVLLDAGAGNNWSYKSKESGKIYRRSEGLAVASLEMFKAGMFSSDPTEPCQVDGAGLKRVTVQALAKGMQHSDENPLAGIEGRAGLLTRLSEALNNQEFFGVDARPGNMLDYLLSHPSTLVASVPIILVPTLWNVLMEGLSPIWPPSRTQIDGVSIGDAWPCKAMPPSPPTKPWETIVPFHKLTQWLCYSIMVPMSKILHIRFSGAELLTGLPEYRNGGLLIDMGLLTLKDDDMERGLNAYKANALIKGQPNMEVVPLFTVDDDVIVEWRALTVGFLDELLDEVNRLLELPEGQRLTLPQMLEAGTWKGGREIAEVSRPNTKQPPIMIVSDGTVF; encoded by the exons CCTCCGATTCCCGAGATCCCTATCGCCCCTCCCCCGGACCCCAATATCGATCCCGCTGCCTACCTCAGGAGTATCCATTCTGTTCGCCAAAGATCCAAGTTTGTCATGCTCAAGGCCAAGACGAACCAATTGAACCATTTCGACGTGGATCTTGACAAGTTCGAAGCTACAGCACATTATGTCGTGTCtatcatcaaa AGAGACTACGCACCCGACTATCAATCCATTCCTCCCCATGGCCGCTGGCAGCACTTCGACGCCGGAGGCAGGCCCCGGATAAACCAGCTACTCCAATCATGGCCCAGCACCATCGACGCGCTCGAACGGACAAGGCGGCTGATCGACCTTTTCCTGATTTCAGTCTTGCTTGATGCCGGCGCGGGGAACAACTGGTCGTATAAATCCAAAGAATCGGGAAAAATATATAGGCGAAGCGAAGGCTTGGCTGTTGCGAGCCTGGAGATGTTTAAGGCGGGAATGTTTAGCAGCGACCCCACCGAACCCTGCCAGGTCGACGGTGCGGGTCTTAAGAGGGTGACTGTTCAGGCTCTGGCGAAGGGAATGCAGCATTCCGATGAAAATCCACTTGCTGGTATTGAAGGGCGAGCGGGACTGCTCACAAGACTCTCGGAAGCACTAAACAACCAGGAATTCTTCGGGGTTGATGCGAGACCCGGAAATATGCTAG ACTATCTACTTTCACATCCTTCAACGCTGGTGGCATCTGTTCCCATTATCCTTGTACCGACACTCTGGAATGTTTTAATGGAAGGTCTTTCGCCGATCTGGCCACCTTCACGCACTCAAATAGATGGCGTGTCAATCGGAGATGCCTGGCCTTGCAAGGCTATGCCCCCCTCGCCGCCGACAAAGCCATGGGAAACGATAGTCCCATTTCATAAGCTAACACAATGGCTATGCTACTCCATCATGGTCCCAATGTCAAAGATCTTGCATATTCGATTCTCCGGCGCTGAACTTCTGACTGGACTTCCTGAGTACCGAAACGGGGGTCTTCTCATTGATATGGGACTCCTTACACTGAAAGACGATGACATGGAACGTGGTCTGAATGCCTATAAGGCCAACGCCTTGATAAAGGGGCAACCCAATATGGAGGTTGTTCCTCTATTTACAGTGGACGACGACGTGATTGTAGAGTGGCGCGCACTCACGGTTGGGTTTCTAGACGAATTGTTAGATGAAGTCAACAGGCTGTTAGAATTGCCCGAAGGCCAACGCCTAACCCTGCCACAGATGCTTGAGGCGGGAACCTGGAAG GGTGGTCGTGAGATAGCAGAAGTCTCGAGACCAAACACCAAGCAGCCTCCGATTATGATCGTTTCGGACGGGACAGTGTTCTGA